The sequence below is a genomic window from Stigmatopora nigra isolate UIUO_SnigA chromosome 16, RoL_Snig_1.1, whole genome shotgun sequence.
TGGGTTAGTATAGTAGAAAGACCATTTTTGAAAATAAGCTTGTATGCTAAAATCCCCTGAAAATGGTAACATTTGAGGCGACACATTTgtagcaacccccccccccccaaattttttaaaattcaagcaGAATtagtccccccccccaaaacgcCAGAGTATTCCCGCCCTCCTTCCGCAGTGTCTAATTTTAGCATCTCTGGCTAGCCGAGGAGAGATTTCTGTTTGCCCGCGATAAGCCGAGCGGTGGCGGAGTTGTATGGCGGCGGGCTTTTGGAGGGCGTCCCGGTGGGCCAGCCGGACACACGCGGGCGCCGTGTGATCCGTCATTAAAGCGTCGGCGCAGTCGGCGCGGCGGGAGCTAATCGATGAGTCAATGGGGGCGCGTGTCACTACAGCCAAATGTCAGGCCGTCAAAGAGAAGCCACTAATGGGGAGCGACCTTAATGGTAAACACCATTTGTATTGGCACCACTTCAATACGGACTGGAGCAAAGTTTACGCTAGCTTGCTTGCCAGTACAATTTGTCGCTTCACCACTTTTCTCCAGTAATAAATCTATTTCTTCTTTGAAGTATTTGCTCAAATCCTACCCTTTCATTAGCTCTGGGAAGTGAGGACTAGCTTGAGCTTGCTAATAATGTATGCTTGAATGAATACACAAATGTAGTTCTACGCTGTGTTTGTTGACGGTGctaggaagccattttggggccAATGTCCAATGGTGGATGTGTATTGGAGGCCAGTCTATTGTTGTCCATGGCATTTTTTACAACTATTTTTCTTGACAGCAGTTTTGATATGAAATATATCATTTACCCAGTTTGTCCGTAGCAAGGAATGAGTTGTATCGTTGAATATTGTTGATGGATTTCTGTATGGCTAACGTTTCAATATTGCGAACTAATGATGGCACTTTAAGCGAAAGTTGCCACCCAATGCGCTTTTTTTGTGTCAGCGTTGCGGCGCATTTTCTTGGTTAACACAATGCAAACAAATGAAGTGATCGAGCATTCATTCCCAAAGCCGAAAGCACGTCATTGTTCACCTGTCACATTACAGCTGATTCATATTCCtccatattttttcttccacaAGCCCACAATGACTTGTATTGAACGCAATCCTTTTAATAGggccgcctttttttttttttttacacggcAACATCAATCCCATGCTCTCGCTCGCTGTATTTTACCACCACTTGTTTGATTGCGCGCCACCGCGTTTATTACCCCCGCCCccgcgggagagagagagagagagcctgcGCTATCAACGCCACATCGCCTCCTAGCGGCCACGTTTCCCCCTCGCTCacccaaggaaaaaaaagaagatcaaTGTTAAACAGCGgcaagacgacgacgacgacgcagTCTCCGCGCATTCGTACGTGCGCGCGTTAAGACGGAACACGTCGACACGGCGCCCCCGCCGCATGCCTGGATCTTCTGGAATAGTCATCAgccgcctcctcctcatcctcatcatcatcatcatccttgaTTTCCTGCTCGcaacgtggaaaaaaaagagggcatGCTTGAGGGGTGACGACAACTTTCCTCCCTTTTCCGACGTGAAGAGGAGGAGTCGCGACGCGGGACGAGCGGGAGAGGGAAAGGAAGAGGAGGGGGCTCCGGCACCCGGACTCTGAGCCGCGCGGACGGCGGAAAGGCCAGCCATGTCGCCCGCGGAGGAGCGCCGCTCGCCGGACGCTCGCGCGGGCTCCCGGCGCCGTCTCAACGGACGCCACGCCGACCGGGGCGTCTTGTGTGTGGAAAGCGCGCCCAAgttttcaagacttttcaagACTGCAAAATCCGCCCGATGGGGACAcgtgctttttttaattaagtgaAGCCCGGATTGACGGACGGAGCGACGCACAGAAGGACGGCGGACGGCATGGCGCCGCTGGTGTGGGCTTTTTCCTTACTGCTCCCGCTCTGGGCGGCGGGATCCGCCTTCTCCGGGCTCCCCAACAACGCCACGGACGGAGGGGAGCTCTCCACGGAGCCCCCGGCCGCGGCGGCCACGGCGGCCACCCACCCGACTGTGTACTTCGGGCCGGGGGACGTGGCGCAGATGAGGCAGCGCTCGCAGGGCAGCCACGGGCACATCTTCAAAGTGGTGCGGGGCGCGGCGCTGACCATGCTGTCCAACGGCGCAACGTACCTGCCGCCCGCCGAGCACCGGGAGTTTTCCGGCAAGTGGAACGAGATCTACGGCAACAACCTGCCGCCCCTGGCGCTCTACTGCCTGCTGTGCCCCGAGGACGGGGCCGCCCTGCGCTTCCTGCTCAAGTTCATGGACCGCATGGCCGACTACGCCGACTGGAACGTGAGCGGGGCGCCCCAGGACGAGGTGCCCATGGCGCACTCGCTGACGGGCTTTGCCACGGCCTACGACTTTGTCCACGGCTACCTGGACGGGGGGCGGCGGGAGAGGTACCTGGAGAAGATCCGCTCGCAGACGGCGCTGCTGTACTCCTTCTCCAAGTACCGGGGCTGGGGGCAGCAGTACCTCCACAACCACCAGAGCACCAACGTGCTGGCCATGCTGATCGGGGCGCTGGTGGCGGGCCAGCGGCACCGGGCCGAGGCGGCGCCGTGGCAGCGGGTGGCGGTGGACTACATGGAGAAGACCATGTTCCTGCTCAACCACGTGGTGGACGGCACGCTGGACGAGGGCGTGGCCTACGGCAGCTACACGGCCAAGTCCATCACGCAGTACGTCTTCCTGGCCAAGCGTCACTTTGGCCTGGACAACGCGCACAACCACTGGCTGCGCCAGCACTTTTGGTTCTACTACGCCACGCTGCTGCCGGGCTTCCAGCGCTCGGTGGGCATCGCCGACTCCAACTACAACTGGTTCTACGGGCCCGAGAGCCAGCTGGCCTTCCTGGACGCCTTTGTGCTGAGGAACGGCACGGGCAACTGGCTGGCCCAGCAGATCCGCAAGCACCGGCCCAAGGACGGCCCCATGGGCCACTCGGCGGCGCAGCGCTGGGCCACGCTGCACACCGAGTTCATCTGGTACGACGCCCGGCTGGCGCCGCGCCCGCCCCCCGGCTTCGGCCGCCCCGGCCTGCACGTCTTCTCCGACTGGGGCGTGGTGACCTACGGCGGCGGgctgccggccggccggggcAACACCTTCGTCAGCTTCAAGTCGGGCAAGCTGGGCGGGCGGGCCGTCTACGACATGGTCCACCAGAAGCCCTACGGCTGGCTGCGGGGCTGGAACAGCTTCAACCCGGGCCACGAGCACCCGGACCAGAACTCCTTCACCTTCGCCCCCAACGGCCAGGCCTTTGTGTCGGAGGCGCTGTACGGGCCCAAGCTCAGCTACCTCAACAACGTGCTGGTCTTCGGGCCCTCGCCCACCAGCCGCTGCAACGGGCCCTGGGAGGGCCAGCTGGGCGAGTGCGTCAAGTGGCTGCGCTGGAACGAGCGGGGCGTGGGCGACGCCCACGGCGAGGTGGTGGCGGCCCAGGCCCACGGCCAGGCCATGTTCGCCAGCGGCCAGGCCGCCGGGGCCTACTCGCCGGCCATGAAGCTGAAGAGCGTGTACCGGGCGCTGGTGCTGCTGGACTCGCAGACGCTGCTGGTGGTGGACCACGTGGAGAAGGCGGCCGACTCGCCCGTGCGCCGCCTCAGCGCCTTCTTCCACAACCTGGACATCGACTTCAAGTACGTGCCCTTCCGCTTCATGGACCGCTACAACGGCGCCATGATGGACGTGTGGGACGCCCACTACAAGATGTTCTGGCTGCAGAGCGACGGCGGACACAGCCCGGAGACCCGCATCCAGGAGGCCGAGCAGGCGGCCGAGTTCAAGAAGCGCTGGACCCAGTACGTCAACGTCACCTTCCCCGTGGACGGCGCCGTCAGCCGGACCGCCTACGTCTTCCACGGCCCGCACGTCCGGGTGTCGGACTGCCGCTTCCTGGACCACGGCCAGAACGGCGTGCGCCTGGCCCTGACCCTCAACGACACGGAGACGGTCGTGTCCATCGCCACCAACTACCGGGACATCGGGGCCAGGTGGGCCTACCTGGGCTTCGGGGGCCACTGCAAGGTGGAGGACCGCCACCGGGTCACCCGCTTCGGCCTGGGCACGCAGACGCTGGGGCCGGGCGACGGCGAGGGGCCGCCGTCCGACTCGGGCTCGGCGCACGGGGCGGCCGTGGCGGCCGTGGCGGTCCTGCTCCTCTGCGGGATGCTGGCCTTCCTGGCCACGCGGCGCAAGTTCCACGACGCCTGCTTCAGGCTGCGCGGGCAGATGCGCTACGCCCTGCTGGCCGTGCTCTTCCTGTGGATCGCCGGACTGCTCCTGGTCTCCAACAGCTGCGAGCGGCTACTCTGCGGCGTCAAGTGGAAGAGCGGCGGCCCGTCCgagctgccgccgccgccgagggaGCGCCGCCAGATGCCCCTCCCCACCGTCCTGATCGCGTCCCTGCCCGGCTCCGGGGCCGAGATCCTCAAGCACCTCTTTTACAACAACTCGGACTTTGTCTACATCCGGGTGCCCACCCAGCACCTGGACGTGCCCGAGACGGAGTTCCAGTTCGATTCCCTGGTGGACTCCTGCGAGTGGTCCCGGGCCGATGCCCGGCGGGGGCGCTTCAAGGTGATCCAGGGCTGGCTCCACTCGCTGGTCCACAACACCAAGCTGCACCTGCAGAACGTCCAGCTGGCCGACGGCGGGGGTCGGCCAGGCTCCGACAAGAGGAAGTCCGGGCCGCCGCCGGACGCCGAGTACGTCCTGGAGCTGCGACGCCACCTGTCCCGCTTCCCCAACGCCCGCGTGGTCCTGAACATGCGCAGCGGGAGCTGGACGCTGAAGCTCCCCTTTGTGCGGGAGGCGGTGGGACCCTCCCTGAAGACCCTCCACGTGGTGAGGGACCCCCGCGCTTGGATTTATCTCATGTTGTACAACAGCCAGCCCAGCTTGTACTCCCTGAAGAACGTCCCTCAGCACCTCTCCCTGATATTCAAGGAGGCCCCGCCGGCCTGCCCCAGCCAGGCGCCGGAATTCGAGGCGCTCCGACGGCTGCTGGCCCGCGGCGAGAGCCGCCCGGCGCTGATCCTGGCCCACCTGTGGCTGGCCCACACGGCCGCCGCCCTGCGGGTCGGCCAGAGCCTCCCCGAGGACTCCTACCTGCGGGTGCGCTTTGAGGACGTGGTCAATTGGCCCGAGGCCACGGCCCGCCAGATCCACGCCTTCCTGGGGGTGCCGCTGTCGCCCGCCGCGCTCAACCAACTGGCCTTCACCACCTCCACCAACTTGTACAGCCTGCAGTACGAGGGGGACATCTCGCCGGCCAGCATCGCCGCCTGGCGGCAGAAAATGCCGGCGCGAGACGTGCGGCTGGCCGAGGAGGTCTGCGGGGGCGTCATGAAGCGGCTGGGTTTCGCTCGCTGGCCCGGTTAATTTCAAACCGGGAccttttaatactaaaatgaatGCGCCGGGGATCGTCGTCTGTTTCGGACCGCGTACGATGGCGGTATTTATTGACCCTTTATGGTTCGTGGGATGCGTTGTCAGGGTTGAAAATTAAGGGAGAGAAATTGTTGTCGTGGAGTGTGAGGATTACAATTTGATAAGGGAAATcatggaagaaaaagaaaaaacatgaaggGCCCAAGCTGACATTTATCGCCAATTTATCATTCCTTTGTGGCACAGTGTTAGCCTGGCAGCCCGCCGGGTTGATAAAGCTCAAGGGGAAACCCTGAAAAATCATTGCTTGATGGACTTTGGGACATTGTTTGCATCAGCCTCATTTTGAACAAGTGCTACTTCCCTTTAAAGAGCGTCCTAACGGCGCCACGCTTTGTCATTTtggtggctttttttggggtacGCGGTCGCGACCGATTTGACTATTCATGTCCACACTCCTCTCCTATCGTGGCTTTTAAGATACCAAGAGTATTCCAACTCCCCCCGGCGTTTATTGAATTAGATCACAGGGAAGTGTTTAATGGggagtgagaaaaaaatatatatatatatataaaatagctGTCAGCCGTGACACATTTGCAGTCAAAGTAATTTTCCAGCGCTCCCCGCAAGCtccgccccccccccttccGTGGGAGGCTCCTATTAATCTGCAAAATGTCACAAATGAggcgacgccgccgccgccgaggcaaacgcttgcatttttttcttttaaattgatgTTTGGCCGCGTTTAATCAGACATCTAGCGACGAGGGTGCCGTTGCCGCGCCGTGGGGGGCGTGGCCTTTGTTCACAGCGCTTGTATTTTCAAAGGCCACgttacaaaagcaaataaaagttCCAAACTCAATCCAGTTtacaatgttttctttcttgtcATACTGCAATCGGAGCGTGCAaacgctttttttttaactcgttggctgctcataaacGTCTTAGACGGATTCATAGTCAATATATCctcttcccattttttttttacccaaaaatgcCCATTTGTTGTTGTCTGTGCCATCTGGAAATAATCAAACAGGACAATTAAAGACGTATAGTATACTCATGTTCTTGTCAACCTGGTAAAAGAATTGTTTCTGGTGTGGTAATCTTGCAAGCGACGTTATAGTAGTTCTCCCGTTGACGAATGGGATGCGTCCGTTTGTTCTCTTTGTTAGAAAGCGCAAAAATGTAGTCATCAAGTGTGTGCAGTTGGCCCTGGTTGCACTACAGCAGCACCTCGGGCAAATAGTTGCGTTGAAGTGCCTcgacttgtttttcttcttcttcttttcaatGTCTTGCAGATGCGCCCTTTCATATCTCCTGCATTTTTATCAAATCTTATGCAAGCTCCAGGTGTTCCAATCATTTAGCGTCTGTCAATTGTAAGACTGCCTTTTGTCCAAATGCTGCGTATATTCTCTTGTCATTTTAATGAACTCATTCATTGAattttttcatatctaagtCATCCAATTGGTATTTATTGGCATCATAATATGTTCTTTTTGATCAAGGATCAAcagaaaaaatgtacattttctttcattttctctgtTTCCCCGTTCTGCTCCCCCACGCTAACAATTAGCCCGCCGCCGTAGCCAATAACGCCGTGGAACGTGGACGCTAAATTGGCGGGGCCGCACAAAAAGCGGCGCCATCCACGTTTTGTCCTCTGCCAAGCGCTCGCTcgggctgcaaaaaaaaatatcaaagagGAGAAATGTCATGATCAGACCGccgaaaaaaaaattccaaccgCCACGGCAGCcgcaaaaagaaaagaacaaaactGGAGAGGAGGATAAAACATCTTTGCTTTAAATGATTCTGATTCATTTCAGCTTTATTGGAAAAGATTTTCATCAGCCCGCCCGAgaatcttgttgttgttgttgttatttatgcgcTGGCGTGCGTGTCTTTGCCCTTGAGAAGAAAATCtagaaaatgtcaagaaaagccGGCCTGCTTTATCCGGCTAGCTCTAAGCTTGGCCAAATGAAATTGTGTAAAGTCTACATTTGAAGGACAAACAAACAATCAGGCTTCGAACATTTGCCGTTGAAGAGCTCAGGACAAAAGGATTGTTTATCATTTAAGATTTAACACGCATAAAATGTAAGGGAATGCTAGCAGTTGTTTACCCAATGCTAACCTTGCAAACCACCAAATGAGATTTCATTTAATTCTGTTATTTTATCATCATTTTGGGTTTTTATCAATGTAGCCGCGTCGGAGAGCCGCACGTGGCTCCATAGCCGCGTTCTTCCAAAACACCTATCGAGCGCTATTAAGATGAATGGCATTTTGAAAGGAACGACGACGAGTCTTTGACATCAAAGCGCCGCGGTGGAATGTAGCtcgaaaaaaaaggcaaaaggcaTCGTTAATGAAATGCGTTGGAACGGCGGCTCCACTCCACAACCAACGCCTTCTTTTCAACGAGAATACCAATCATTACAGACGCTTTTCGTCAAGCCCAGAAAAGAAGCACTTTGTGTACCCGTCGGTGACGTGTTTACGTGCGGCGTCTCGGGGGACGGCGCTAACGAGAGCGTAAATAGAGGCGGGACAACTCCGGGGACTCGTTACGTTACGCTTGGTGCAAAGCCGTCCTTCCTTTGCGCTTTCAACCGTCCCGGCATTCTCCTTCTTTTGCCAGCCGCACGCCAAGCTTATGCACCCCTTTCGTATGCCAACTAATGCCGTCGTGGTGCCAAAAAAACATCCCGTCGATTCGTCTCATGATCCGTCAGTAGCATTTTATGTCCATTTtgccacagaaaaaaacatcgtTTCAcccaaaaagttatttttttcaaaatcagaggatgtttttctttcttctttctctctaacccactttatttttggcaaaaCAATGTTACATGTCTGGGTATTGAAtccatgatatatatttttcccctatTTAAAAGAAGAGCGTCTAATAGGCTGAAAGCCAAATTTCCAAACTCTCCGCCCATTTTGTGGCCATGGCCTTTTTTTAGGTGGCTCAATTGTGCGGCAAATAAccaggaaggaaaaaaacattactaaGTCGTTCCCAGCCACTTAAACGCCCctgccccccctcccccatacCACTTTTGCGGAGGAGGATATTTTCAATTAATCAAGCCGTCTCATCAATAATGCATGGCTCTCCGGCGGCCATTTAATGAGGCGGCTCAACGTTGGCGGTGGGCAAAAATGGCGCCGTGGCTGCGGACAACAAAATCATCttaatacatacacaaatagcCAAAAGTTTAGTTAAATCGACTGCAAAATGGAGGCACttttgttgtcatggtaacatGTACATGTCATACAGGAAAACTTTGAAATAGATGATTATATATCATATCCTATTTTTTGCTATGTTCATCCCATTTGGAGCAAAAGTGTGGGAAATGTTAGCGCCGAGTCAGCTAATGTCCGCTAACGTGACAACTTATTGTACAAATGAGCATCcttcaaaatgattttgtcaTCTTTTTCCCCAATTTGCCATCGAGAGATCTCATTTTTAGGCACAGTTTTTCTCGTCCTGTGACATAACGTGGCCAttttccccccacaaaaaaaaacatgtttatccTTCCGTTTTTATGATTCATTTCAGCCCGCGCGCTCGCCGGTCGGGGCGTCGCTGGGGGAAAatcgcaaaaaataaaaatcacgtCGGCCGGCCGGCTAATAACTCCGACGGCTGCGAGCACTCGGCGGGAAACGGCGCTCTTACTTCAAAGATAACAAAATGCGGCTTACGGCGTTGACGCGGCTCACTAttaagtgggggggggggggggggggggcaacgcTCCATAATATAAAGCCCTTCTTCGCACTTCCCATCAGCAAATAAGAAGGAGCTTGAGAAGTTTGCGTTTGAGCAAAACGTCAAAGACTTCTTCCTTGTTTACACGTCCTAAAACGATCCTACTAATGCTATCGATTGAAGCTAAATTGTTCTCCCTCGCTAATTCAAACTGTCCCGGTGGTCGTTAGAAGGCCCCGCCCGCCCAGGTGCCATCGAATCGTTCATCGTTCGTGCCCTTCACTTttcaatgattattattattttttaatcaggcTGTGATATTTATTGaagttgtaattaaaaaatggcTCAGGAATTAAGCTGCGCTCGCTCACTGGCTGGTGCCTGGATTGGCACCTTCCTCATTAAAAATCTAATTGGATTTTTCCCCCAGCGCAACGCCGGCGGAATCTCAAGcccatgaagaagaaaaaaaaaaaaacgatggcAATCGCGGGTGGCCACAAATCGTCAATCGGTGTAGTTTTGGTATTTTTGCCGGCCGTCAATCTGGTCGGTGGCGACCCGCCACGTCAATTCTCTTCGTAGACTGACGTCATGTTTTGAAGTCGAGCGCCTTTGTagggacaaacaaacaaaaagaacaaaaagccGCCTTGACGTCTCCATCAATAATGCAGCCATCTTCGGGAAGAGAGATTAATAAATAAGAGTGAATGCCTTAGCGCTTTATTTGTGGAGCGTTTG
It includes:
- the dselb gene encoding dermatan-sulfate epimerase-like protein — encoded protein: MAPLVWAFSLLLPLWAAGSAFSGLPNNATDGGELSTEPPAAAATAATHPTVYFGPGDVAQMRQRSQGSHGHIFKVVRGAALTMLSNGATYLPPAEHREFSGKWNEIYGNNLPPLALYCLLCPEDGAALRFLLKFMDRMADYADWNVSGAPQDEVPMAHSLTGFATAYDFVHGYLDGGRRERYLEKIRSQTALLYSFSKYRGWGQQYLHNHQSTNVLAMLIGALVAGQRHRAEAAPWQRVAVDYMEKTMFLLNHVVDGTLDEGVAYGSYTAKSITQYVFLAKRHFGLDNAHNHWLRQHFWFYYATLLPGFQRSVGIADSNYNWFYGPESQLAFLDAFVLRNGTGNWLAQQIRKHRPKDGPMGHSAAQRWATLHTEFIWYDARLAPRPPPGFGRPGLHVFSDWGVVTYGGGLPAGRGNTFVSFKSGKLGGRAVYDMVHQKPYGWLRGWNSFNPGHEHPDQNSFTFAPNGQAFVSEALYGPKLSYLNNVLVFGPSPTSRCNGPWEGQLGECVKWLRWNERGVGDAHGEVVAAQAHGQAMFASGQAAGAYSPAMKLKSVYRALVLLDSQTLLVVDHVEKAADSPVRRLSAFFHNLDIDFKYVPFRFMDRYNGAMMDVWDAHYKMFWLQSDGGHSPETRIQEAEQAAEFKKRWTQYVNVTFPVDGAVSRTAYVFHGPHVRVSDCRFLDHGQNGVRLALTLNDTETVVSIATNYRDIGARWAYLGFGGHCKVEDRHRVTRFGLGTQTLGPGDGEGPPSDSGSAHGAAVAAVAVLLLCGMLAFLATRRKFHDACFRLRGQMRYALLAVLFLWIAGLLLVSNSCERLLCGVKWKSGGPSELPPPPRERRQMPLPTVLIASLPGSGAEILKHLFYNNSDFVYIRVPTQHLDVPETEFQFDSLVDSCEWSRADARRGRFKVIQGWLHSLVHNTKLHLQNVQLADGGGRPGSDKRKSGPPPDAEYVLELRRHLSRFPNARVVLNMRSGSWTLKLPFVREAVGPSLKTLHVVRDPRAWIYLMLYNSQPSLYSLKNVPQHLSLIFKEAPPACPSQAPEFEALRRLLARGESRPALILAHLWLAHTAAALRVGQSLPEDSYLRVRFEDVVNWPEATARQIHAFLGVPLSPAALNQLAFTTSTNLYSLQYEGDISPASIAAWRQKMPARDVRLAEEVCGGVMKRLGFARWPG